In Chitinophaga sp. HK235, a single window of DNA contains:
- a CDS encoding GH1 family beta-glucosidase: protein MEQSVMPFTRKDFGDDFLWGVTISAFQNEGAHDRDGKGLSIWDTFSGRKGKIRDKTHAQVACDFYHRYTQDILLAKMLGFNVFRFSLSWSRIIPGGTGAVNQAGIDFYHRVIDACLELGLEPYVTLYHWDLPQALENKGGWCHRGVVFAFENYVRVCTQAFGNKVKHWIILNEPFGFTALGYMLGVHAPGKFGLSWFLPAVHHAVMAQAEGGRVVREEVAGARIGTALSCSQIIPFTNNEQDLRAARKADALFNRLFLEPALGMGYPVEDFPLLKKIERRYALWRDWDKLPFDFDFIGVQNYFPLVVKHNAFMPVINISEVKPKARNVPTTALGWEINGNGLYEVLKQFAAYDGVKRLIVTEGGAAFPDIRDEDGSIRDNDRIQYFTEYLGGVLKAKQEGVPVDGYFAWTLTDNFEWAEGYRARFGLVHVNFETQQRTIKDSGYWFRNLLNE from the coding sequence ATGGAACAGTCAGTCATGCCTTTTACCAGAAAGGATTTCGGGGATGATTTTCTTTGGGGAGTCACCATTTCCGCTTTTCAGAATGAAGGCGCTCATGATCGTGATGGCAAGGGACTTTCCATCTGGGATACCTTCTCTGGCCGAAAGGGCAAAATCCGTGATAAAACCCATGCACAGGTAGCGTGTGATTTCTATCATCGTTATACACAGGATATCTTACTGGCTAAAATGCTGGGCTTCAACGTATTTCGTTTCTCCTTATCATGGTCCAGGATCATACCCGGAGGCACCGGTGCGGTTAATCAGGCGGGTATTGATTTTTATCACCGTGTGATAGATGCATGCCTGGAGCTGGGTCTGGAGCCTTATGTTACTTTATATCACTGGGACCTGCCACAGGCGCTGGAAAATAAAGGCGGATGGTGCCACCGGGGTGTGGTGTTTGCTTTTGAAAACTACGTGCGCGTATGTACGCAGGCTTTTGGCAACAAGGTAAAACACTGGATCATCCTGAATGAGCCATTCGGTTTTACGGCGTTGGGATATATGCTGGGCGTGCATGCGCCTGGTAAGTTTGGCTTGTCGTGGTTTCTGCCGGCAGTGCATCATGCGGTGATGGCACAGGCAGAAGGCGGGCGTGTGGTCAGGGAAGAAGTAGCCGGTGCCAGGATAGGTACCGCCTTGTCCTGCTCCCAGATTATTCCCTTTACCAACAATGAACAGGACCTGAGGGCTGCCCGAAAGGCCGATGCGCTGTTTAATAGGCTGTTTCTCGAACCGGCGCTGGGTATGGGTTATCCTGTTGAAGACTTTCCGCTGCTGAAAAAGATAGAGCGGCGTTATGCCCTTTGGCGCGACTGGGATAAGCTGCCCTTTGATTTTGATTTTATCGGCGTACAAAACTATTTCCCGCTGGTAGTAAAGCATAATGCTTTTATGCCCGTCATCAATATATCAGAAGTGAAGCCGAAAGCCCGCAACGTGCCTACCACCGCCCTGGGATGGGAAATCAACGGTAATGGCCTGTATGAAGTGCTGAAACAGTTTGCAGCCTATGACGGTGTAAAAAGACTCATCGTTACCGAAGGGGGGGCTGCTTTCCCTGATATCCGGGATGAAGACGGATCTATCCGCGACAACGACCGTATACAATATTTTACAGAATACCTGGGAGGCGTGCTCAAAGCCAAACAGGAAGGAGTGCCGGTAGATGGTTATTTTGCCTGGACCCTGACCGACAATTTTGAATGGGCCGAAGGATACCGTGCCCGCTTTGGCCTCGTACATGTTAATTTTGAAACCCAGCAAAGAACGATCAAGGATTCGGGCTATTGGTTCCGGAATCTGTTGAATGAATAA
- a CDS encoding formylglycine-generating enzyme family protein: MSRHLIYLSIITSLTACAGNSRPAVQQDTTTTITGTDTLNRMVLVPGGTFSMGADDSTGMPDEYPKHSVKVDSFWMDEHEVSNREFAVFVAATGYVTTAEKPISKEELMATLPPGSAEPDSSMLAAGALVFTPPNHAVPFNDVSQWWSFIAGASWQHPEGPGSDIKGREDHPVTQVSWHDAQAYAKWAGKRLPTEAEWEYAARGGLSNQIYPWGSEALTAGKPKANTWNGNFPYKNTHTDGFENTAPVKSYSPNGYQLYDMSGNVWEWVSDLYDARYYAQMEKGTANPSGPSKGYDPEDPALEKHVIRGGSYMCSDEYCRGYRVSARMKTTPESGLANLGFRCVRSVTHH; encoded by the coding sequence ATGAGCAGGCATTTAATATATCTCAGTATAATCACATCCCTGACGGCCTGTGCAGGCAACAGCCGGCCAGCCGTTCAACAGGATACTACCACCACTATCACTGGCACGGATACACTCAACAGGATGGTACTGGTTCCGGGTGGCACGTTCAGCATGGGTGCAGATGACAGTACCGGCATGCCTGATGAGTATCCCAAACATAGTGTGAAAGTGGATAGTTTCTGGATGGATGAACATGAAGTATCCAACCGTGAATTTGCTGTCTTTGTAGCGGCCACCGGTTATGTGACCACCGCCGAAAAGCCAATCTCCAAAGAAGAACTGATGGCCACCCTGCCTCCGGGCTCAGCAGAGCCGGACAGCAGCATGCTGGCGGCCGGGGCGCTGGTGTTTACACCGCCCAATCATGCAGTGCCTTTCAACGATGTATCGCAGTGGTGGAGCTTTATTGCAGGCGCCAGCTGGCAACATCCGGAAGGACCGGGAAGTGATATCAAAGGCCGGGAAGATCATCCTGTAACGCAGGTATCCTGGCATGATGCACAGGCTTACGCCAAATGGGCCGGCAAACGCTTACCCACCGAGGCAGAATGGGAATATGCAGCCAGAGGCGGCCTTTCCAACCAGATATATCCCTGGGGCAGTGAAGCCCTGACTGCCGGCAAACCTAAAGCCAACACCTGGAATGGTAATTTTCCCTATAAAAATACCCATACAGATGGATTTGAAAACACAGCGCCTGTAAAATCGTATAGCCCTAACGGTTATCAGCTGTATGATATGTCCGGCAATGTGTGGGAATGGGTGTCTGATCTGTATGATGCCCGTTATTACGCACAGATGGAAAAGGGAACTGCCAACCCTTCCGGGCCGTCCAAAGGGTATGATCCGGAAGATCCGGCGCTGGAAAAACATGTGATCAGAGGGGGCTCCTATATGTGCAGTGACGAGTATTGCCGCGGGTACAGAGTATCTGCCAGGATGAAAACAACCCCTGAATCGGGCCTGGCCAATCTGGGATTCCGTTGTGTACGCTCAGTGACGCACCACTGA
- a CDS encoding DsbA family protein: MLTPPITSRDHVTGNPQGTVEIVEYGDFQCPYCGEAFGVVRDLLRSADNIKFVFRHFPLAETHEYAMDAAIAAEAAGRQQQFWHMHDALYLHQRQLSDNLFMELARNLKLDLDQFEEDMQDNRLVSKVEADFESGVRSGVNGTPTFFINGKRYNGDYRNLLSVVRH, from the coding sequence ATGCTTACACCTCCCATTACCAGCCGCGATCATGTAACCGGCAATCCCCAGGGCACTGTGGAGATTGTAGAATATGGAGATTTTCAATGCCCCTACTGTGGAGAAGCATTCGGTGTAGTCCGTGACCTGCTGCGGTCTGCAGATAATATCAAATTTGTATTCCGGCATTTCCCATTGGCAGAAACCCACGAGTACGCCATGGATGCGGCCATAGCTGCCGAAGCAGCCGGCAGGCAGCAGCAGTTCTGGCATATGCACGATGCCCTCTACCTCCATCAGCGGCAGCTGAGCGATAATTTGTTTATGGAACTGGCCCGTAACCTGAAGCTGGACCTCGACCAGTTTGAAGAAGATATGCAGGACAACCGCCTGGTCAGCAAAGTAGAAGCTGACTTCGAAAGTGGTGTGCGCAGTGGTGTGAATGGCACACCTACTTTCTTTATCAATGGTAAAAGATATAACGGAGATTATCGTAACCTGTTATCAGTGGTGCGTCACTGA
- a CDS encoding redoxin domain-containing protein yields MLQKGDKAPDFTLQAAPGKPFRLSDLHGKNVILAFYPADWSPVCSDQMALYNEMLHFFEKYNAMLLGISVDGVWCHQAFAKDRNLHFNLLSDFEPKGAVSRQYGVYKEGVSQRALFVIDQQRMIQWSYLSPIDENPGADGILQALESMTMTA; encoded by the coding sequence ATGTTACAAAAAGGCGATAAAGCACCCGATTTTACTCTCCAGGCAGCTCCCGGCAAACCTTTCAGGCTATCGGACCTGCATGGCAAAAATGTCATCCTCGCATTTTATCCGGCCGACTGGAGCCCCGTTTGCAGCGACCAGATGGCCCTGTACAATGAAATGCTCCATTTCTTCGAAAAGTATAACGCTATGCTGCTAGGCATTTCTGTGGATGGTGTATGGTGTCATCAGGCATTTGCGAAAGACAGGAACCTGCACTTCAACCTGCTGTCGGATTTTGAGCCCAAGGGAGCGGTGTCACGCCAGTACGGCGTGTATAAGGAAGGCGTTAGTCAGCGTGCCCTGTTTGTCATCGATCAGCAAAGGATGATACAATGGAGCTATCTGTCGCCTATCGATGAAAACCCCGGTGCTGATGGTATTCTGCAGGCACTGGAATCCATGACGATGACCGCCTGA
- a CDS encoding M56 family metallopeptidase, whose product MIPAILIYLLKANIALTLFFLAYWLGLRRLTFYTLNRVFLLTGIAFSSLFPLVAVNSFVNRHQAIAGGMTYLPDLEALKTHGDSFTVWTLLVYLFWAGVTVMSIRFAGQLFSLWRIHRKSRPGIVEGAAVRTLQKELSPFSFFRHIYINPSLHQPDEIPAILRHEQVHVKQWHSADVILGELNNTFYWFNPGAWLMKTAIRENLEFITDRYLLKQGIDKKTYQYSLIQVSGIPYATAIANNFNFSHLKNRIIMMNRKQSSAIQVVRYGAFGVLVGGLVLSLNYSRASVANHQAVFAAAAVQPKDSTGPREAVFVAEPASPERTASPKARPAAPAVVANPTPLAAPAPKEAGAVAAGGPAPVTLRGSANTVNGEGPLYLLNGRPITDGEIHSLNPDDIESISVYKGASTGTYIEQYGESARNGVIEIFTKSWAAANKKTISGQAFVAKNTTISGTANHVSVATGGSAANGGKVTVMGHVIMVNTNNASVQGASGNTMSADKITLLSKEQGSVNANKNDKDARQAKVESDAKP is encoded by the coding sequence ATGATACCTGCCATACTGATATACCTCCTGAAGGCCAATATTGCGCTGACACTTTTTTTCCTCGCTTACTGGCTGGGATTAAGAAGGCTGACCTTTTACACCCTTAACAGGGTGTTCCTGTTGACCGGCATTGCTTTTTCCTCTTTATTTCCATTAGTAGCTGTTAATTCATTTGTCAACCGGCACCAGGCTATTGCCGGCGGCATGACTTATCTGCCAGATCTCGAAGCGCTCAAAACGCATGGAGACAGCTTCACCGTGTGGACCTTGCTGGTATATCTTTTCTGGGCAGGTGTAACGGTAATGTCTATACGTTTTGCCGGGCAGCTCTTCTCACTCTGGAGGATCCATAGGAAGTCCAGGCCTGGTATAGTAGAAGGCGCTGCCGTGCGGACATTGCAGAAGGAGTTATCCCCCTTCTCGTTTTTCCGCCATATCTACATTAATCCTTCTCTGCATCAGCCGGATGAAATACCGGCTATCCTCCGCCATGAGCAGGTACATGTGAAACAATGGCACAGCGCCGATGTAATACTGGGAGAACTGAATAATACTTTTTACTGGTTTAACCCCGGTGCCTGGCTGATGAAAACAGCGATCCGCGAAAACCTGGAATTTATTACTGATCGTTATCTCCTGAAGCAGGGCATAGATAAAAAAACATATCAATACAGTCTGATACAAGTTAGTGGGATCCCATATGCGACGGCCATCGCAAACAATTTCAATTTCTCACATTTAAAAAACAGGATCATTATGATGAACAGGAAACAGTCATCAGCCATCCAGGTGGTACGCTATGGAGCTTTCGGCGTACTGGTGGGAGGCCTGGTATTATCGCTCAATTACAGCCGGGCATCGGTGGCCAACCACCAGGCGGTATTTGCCGCTGCCGCTGTACAACCTAAAGATTCCACCGGTCCACGTGAGGCGGTTTTTGTTGCCGAACCGGCATCACCGGAGCGCACTGCTTCCCCGAAAGCCAGACCAGCCGCACCTGCTGTGGTAGCGAACCCAACCCCACTGGCAGCACCAGCACCTAAAGAAGCAGGTGCAGTAGCTGCTGGCGGACCGGCACCTGTTACCCTCCGGGGAAGTGCTAATACGGTTAATGGCGAGGGCCCTCTGTACCTGCTGAACGGCAGACCCATCACCGATGGGGAAATACACTCCCTCAATCCGGATGATATTGAATCAATCAGTGTTTACAAAGGTGCTTCTACGGGTACCTATATAGAACAATACGGTGAATCCGCCCGCAACGGTGTAATTGAAATATTTACCAAGTCCTGGGCTGCTGCCAATAAAAAAACGATAAGCGGCCAGGCTTTTGTAGCAAAAAACACGACCATCTCTGGAACAGCCAACCATGTATCTGTAGCTACTGGCGGTAGCGCGGCTAACGGTGGAAAAGTGACGGTGATGGGCCACGTTATTATGGTCAACACTAACAATGCATCTGTACAGGGTGCCTCAGGCAATACTATGTCTGCCGATAAAATCACCCTCCTCTCCAAAGAGCAAGGCAGCGTCAATGCCAATAAAAATGATAAAGATGCCAGACAAGCAAAAGTAGAATCAGACGCTAAACCTTGA
- a CDS encoding BlaI/MecI/CopY family transcriptional regulator: protein MEKLTQQEEAAMLAIWKRGKGFVKDFLEAHPAPAPPYTTLASTIKNLEKKGFVESHKVGNVYEYTPIIKEETYKNRFMSGFVKDYFENSYKELVSFFAKEKKISPEELKEIIRMIESGK, encoded by the coding sequence ATGGAAAAGCTCACACAACAGGAAGAAGCTGCCATGCTGGCGATATGGAAAAGGGGGAAAGGGTTTGTGAAAGACTTCCTGGAAGCACATCCTGCACCGGCACCGCCATATACTACACTGGCTTCTACCATTAAAAATCTGGAAAAGAAAGGATTTGTGGAAAGTCATAAGGTGGGTAACGTATATGAATATACGCCGATTATAAAAGAAGAGACCTATAAAAACAGGTTCATGAGTGGTTTTGTAAAAGACTACTTTGAGAACTCTTATAAGGAGCTGGTATCTTTCTTCGCCAAAGAAAAAAAGATCAGCCCTGAAGAGCTCAAAGAAATTATCCGGATGATTGAAAGTGGTAAATAA
- a CDS encoding nucleotidyl transferase AbiEii/AbiGii toxin family protein, whose product MPSKFLHEHKNFADLLRILEKETGILAGLIEKDYWIMHVLYGLKKQGFSFVMKGGTSLSKGYGIIDRFSEDIDIQIYPPDDLGVVSNPKNIKGDAVDSRRQYYDWLAEQIKIEGITSILRDKAFDNEKTYNSGGIRLFYESSADKVEGAKEGILLEVGFDTVTPNNNLRISSWAYERAVSGKIKIEDNRAIDIACYHPGYTFVEKLQTIVTKFRIEQEKRQEKPNLMRQYYDIYCLLDNPLVQEFIGTDDYQKHKEVRFTGKDKGVFIAENEAFHLSSPELQNKFKERYEATKSLYYKGQPPFEELLQRIKKNIERL is encoded by the coding sequence ATGCCGTCTAAATTTCTTCATGAGCATAAGAATTTTGCTGATCTTTTAAGAATCCTGGAAAAAGAGACGGGAATCCTTGCGGGCCTTATTGAAAAAGACTACTGGATTATGCACGTATTATACGGCCTTAAGAAGCAAGGCTTTTCATTTGTAATGAAAGGCGGGACTTCTTTATCGAAGGGCTATGGCATTATTGACCGATTTTCAGAAGATATAGATATTCAAATATACCCACCGGATGATTTAGGAGTTGTATCCAATCCTAAGAATATTAAAGGAGATGCCGTAGATTCGAGAAGGCAATATTATGATTGGCTTGCAGAACAAATCAAAATTGAGGGAATTACATCAATATTACGTGATAAGGCATTTGACAACGAAAAAACTTATAATAGCGGCGGCATCAGGCTGTTTTATGAAAGCTCCGCCGATAAAGTAGAAGGAGCTAAAGAAGGTATACTTCTTGAAGTTGGATTTGACACAGTGACACCGAACAACAACTTGAGAATTAGTTCATGGGCCTATGAGCGTGCAGTTAGCGGTAAAATTAAGATTGAGGATAATCGAGCCATTGATATAGCCTGTTATCATCCCGGATATACTTTTGTCGAAAAGCTCCAAACTATCGTAACAAAATTCCGAATTGAACAGGAAAAGAGGCAAGAGAAGCCCAATCTAATGCGCCAATATTATGATATTTACTGTTTGCTTGACAATCCACTAGTACAGGAATTTATTGGTACGGACGATTATCAAAAACATAAAGAGGTTCGTTTTACAGGTAAGGATAAAGGTGTCTTTATTGCCGAAAATGAAGCATTTCATCTCAGTTCTCCCGAACTGCAAAACAAATTTAAAGAGCGGTACGAAGCGACTAAAAGCCTTTATTATAAGGGACAACCTCCTTTTGAAGAGTTGCTCCAACGCATAAAAAAAAATATTGAGCGATTATAG
- a CDS encoding LytTR family DNA-binding domain-containing protein — translation MSSIKCIIIEDEPLAAKVLKDYVSAVPFLELQGIFKDAILASEFLLRNETDLIFLDIHLPRLKGMAFLKTLTNPPSVIVTTAYHQYAVEGFNLNVTDYLLKPIEFERFFTAVNKVKADPRRGIEEVRDFIFVYVQKRRVKIRFSEILYIESQREYIKIVTISSEYLSKMSTNEIEELLPGNIFKRVHRSFIVSVNQIDSYTAEVVEIKGKPIPIGRGYKDILDKL, via the coding sequence ATGTCTAGCATAAAATGCATTATTATAGAAGATGAGCCGCTGGCAGCAAAAGTGCTGAAGGATTACGTTTCAGCAGTTCCCTTTCTGGAGCTGCAAGGTATTTTTAAAGATGCCATCCTTGCTTCAGAGTTTCTGTTGCGTAACGAAACGGATCTCATCTTTCTGGATATCCATCTGCCCAGGCTGAAAGGAATGGCTTTTCTTAAAACACTGACGAATCCGCCCTCCGTGATTGTTACTACTGCCTATCATCAATATGCGGTAGAGGGTTTTAACCTGAATGTAACAGATTACCTGCTGAAGCCTATCGAATTTGAACGTTTTTTTACGGCTGTTAATAAAGTAAAAGCCGACCCCCGCCGGGGAATAGAGGAGGTCAGGGATTTTATTTTCGTATATGTACAGAAGCGGAGAGTAAAAATCCGGTTTTCGGAGATACTGTACATAGAAAGCCAGCGGGAGTATATTAAAATCGTGACCATCAGCAGTGAATACCTGTCCAAGATGAGTACCAATGAGATCGAAGAGCTGCTGCCAGGGAATATTTTCAAGCGCGTACATCGTTCTTTCATTGTTTCTGTTAATCAGATTGATTCCTATACCGCTGAAGTAGTGGAAATAAAAGGGAAACCCATTCCTATTGGAAGAGGATATAAGGATATACTGGATAAATTGTAG
- a CDS encoding sensor histidine kinase: MKKLCLIKRYKLYIWLIPIFLLLNLLGDVVEGAGHFPQRAVNELWLVCYLTVANYRLFEYALPGMSWKRWFESFLQVLLYCFIYSLGFFLWRSLGVTLHIYTVLDKTMSIPERIGGLTGYSIGSVVIFGITRHIFNYVKLKQSSQQLQIESQQAELNYLKSQTNPHFLFNTLNNIYSLARDKSDLAPESILRLSKILRYMLYETSAPYTAIEQELRIIDDYIALEKLRYDESLQVNFSHDLEDSRQGVPPLLLVPLVENAFKHGVSETRDRPRVNIFLSVKNRILLFTVENSTGDPVDDNKVKENIGLSNLRRQLALLYTDYSLDIRPGDFMFTAVLKINLNSHV, from the coding sequence ATGAAGAAATTATGTCTCATAAAACGATATAAGCTGTATATCTGGCTCATTCCGATTTTTTTACTGCTCAACCTGCTGGGGGATGTAGTGGAAGGTGCCGGTCATTTCCCTCAGCGGGCGGTCAATGAATTATGGCTGGTATGTTATCTGACGGTAGCCAACTACCGGCTTTTTGAATACGCCTTACCAGGTATGAGTTGGAAAAGATGGTTTGAATCATTCCTGCAGGTGTTGCTGTATTGTTTTATTTATTCCCTTGGTTTTTTTCTCTGGAGATCGCTGGGTGTAACATTGCATATCTATACGGTGCTGGATAAAACGATGTCCATACCGGAGAGAATCGGTGGCCTTACAGGGTATAGCATTGGATCGGTTGTTATTTTTGGAATAACCAGACATATTTTCAACTATGTAAAGCTGAAACAATCATCGCAGCAACTGCAGATAGAAAGCCAGCAGGCAGAGCTGAACTATCTCAAATCACAGACTAATCCACATTTTTTATTCAATACACTGAATAATATCTATTCACTGGCCCGAGATAAGTCCGACCTGGCGCCGGAATCTATTCTGCGCTTATCAAAGATCCTGCGGTACATGCTGTATGAAACCAGCGCGCCCTATACAGCTATAGAACAGGAGCTGAGGATTATTGATGATTACATTGCCTTGGAAAAACTGCGGTATGATGAATCGCTGCAGGTTAATTTCAGTCATGATCTGGAAGACAGCAGGCAGGGTGTTCCTCCGCTGCTGCTGGTTCCACTGGTTGAAAATGCCTTTAAGCACGGCGTATCGGAAACCAGAGACCGCCCGCGGGTAAATATTTTTCTCTCTGTAAAAAACAGGATACTACTTTTTACAGTAGAAAATTCCACCGGTGATCCAGTGGATGATAACAAAGTGAAAGAAAATATCGGTTTATCTAACTTACGCCGCCAGCTGGCATTGTTATATACTGATTACAGTCTTGATATACGGCCGGGAGATTTTATGTTTACCGCTGTCCTGAAAATAAATCTCAACAGTCATGTCTAG
- a CDS encoding DUF4395 domain-containing protein produces MNNLIQFGEIVEGYNIPVLNEREVRAAAGILFLATYTSLLFILFDGNFIPVKYVITFFLLDFLIRVLISPRFSPTLIAGRLIVRNQTPEYVGAAQKKFAWSIGIVLSATMFYFFIIVNAYSIITGLICLVCLLFLFFEAVFGICLGCIFYRLFNRKKVQYCPGEVCDISSRQKIHKVSIGQLIVLALFIALVYAASGLLIERYSKAPHDLFKTAQSR; encoded by the coding sequence ATGAACAACCTTATTCAATTCGGAGAGATCGTTGAAGGATATAATATCCCCGTACTAAACGAGAGAGAAGTCAGAGCCGCTGCAGGTATCCTATTTCTCGCCACCTATACTTCATTATTGTTTATTCTCTTTGACGGAAATTTTATCCCTGTCAAATATGTGATCACTTTTTTCCTGTTAGACTTCCTGATCCGTGTACTGATCAGCCCCAGGTTCTCTCCCACCTTGATAGCAGGACGTTTGATCGTCCGGAATCAGACACCTGAATATGTAGGTGCAGCGCAAAAAAAATTCGCCTGGAGTATTGGCATTGTGCTGTCGGCCACTATGTTTTATTTTTTTATCATCGTTAATGCCTATAGTATTATTACCGGCCTGATTTGCCTGGTCTGCCTGCTGTTTCTGTTTTTTGAAGCCGTCTTCGGTATCTGCCTGGGTTGTATATTTTATCGGTTGTTTAACCGGAAGAAGGTACAGTATTGCCCGGGAGAAGTATGTGATATCAGCTCCAGACAAAAGATTCATAAAGTGTCAATCGGACAGTTAATTGTACTGGCATTGTTTATCGCGCTGGTTTACGCTGCATCTGGTTTGTTAATTGAACGATACAGCAAAGCACCGCATGATTTATTTAAAACTGCTCAATCCAGATAG
- a CDS encoding aminotransferase class V-fold PLP-dependent enzyme has translation MLSLSIPGVSGLESYFSFYRKNIIGQQTYFESPFGPQRIIYADWTASGRAYRPIENHIQQEILPFIGNTHTCTTVTGSSMSNAYEEAKTIVKNHVNANSDDVLLFCGSGMTAAVNKLQRILGLRIPERLASYTTAISLPSDEAWRPVVFVTHMEHHSNHTSWLETIATVEIIGMTEEGMVDLLHFSYLLEQYKNRRHKIAAVTACSNVTGIRTPYHQIAQLIHAYGGWCFVDFACSAPYCDINMHPEAHGAHLDAIYFSSHKFLGGPGTPGILIFNQELYNNKIPDQPGGGTVKYTNPWGTHVYTQNIEQREDGGTPPFLSGIKAAMSIRLKEEMGVACMLQREEELLSIIFFRLTAMQNVEVLQANVTNRLGVVSFMVTGVHYNLIVRLLNDRFGIQMRGGCSCAGTYGHTLLHVDKPESYAILHAIHAGDLSCKPGWVRLSIHPTMTDDEINFILDAIEITITHIREWEKDYYYDRGSNEYFFKGDINKGLRKIQDWFDMERWTD, from the coding sequence ATGCTTTCATTATCTATCCCTGGGGTAAGCGGACTGGAAAGCTACTTCTCCTTTTACAGAAAGAATATCATCGGCCAGCAGACGTATTTTGAATCCCCATTTGGCCCCCAACGGATCATTTATGCCGACTGGACGGCCAGTGGCAGAGCCTACAGACCAATTGAAAATCATATACAGCAGGAAATACTTCCTTTTATTGGCAATACTCACACCTGCACTACTGTCACCGGCAGTTCGATGTCCAACGCCTATGAAGAGGCAAAAACGATCGTCAAAAATCATGTTAATGCCAATAGCGATGACGTGCTGCTCTTCTGCGGCAGCGGAATGACTGCCGCTGTAAACAAACTGCAGCGCATACTGGGTCTGAGAATACCTGAGCGCCTGGCATCCTATACTACAGCGATATCACTGCCATCTGATGAAGCCTGGAGACCTGTTGTTTTTGTAACACATATGGAACACCATAGTAATCATACCAGCTGGCTGGAAACCATTGCCACCGTGGAAATCATCGGAATGACGGAAGAAGGGATGGTGGATTTGCTTCACTTCAGCTATTTACTGGAACAGTATAAAAACCGCCGGCATAAAATAGCTGCTGTAACCGCGTGTTCAAATGTTACCGGTATCCGGACGCCCTATCACCAGATTGCCCAACTCATTCATGCATATGGCGGGTGGTGTTTCGTGGACTTCGCCTGCTCAGCACCCTATTGTGATATCAACATGCATCCTGAGGCCCATGGTGCCCACCTGGACGCCATTTACTTCTCATCGCATAAATTCCTTGGCGGACCGGGCACTCCGGGGATATTGATATTCAATCAGGAGCTTTACAACAATAAAATACCTGATCAGCCGGGAGGAGGTACTGTAAAGTATACCAATCCCTGGGGAACACATGTATATACACAAAATATCGAACAACGTGAAGACGGTGGCACTCCCCCGTTTCTTTCCGGCATCAAGGCAGCCATGAGTATCCGGCTTAAAGAAGAGATGGGCGTAGCCTGTATGCTTCAACGGGAAGAAGAACTTCTATCCATTATTTTCTTCAGGCTGACTGCTATGCAAAATGTGGAGGTGCTTCAAGCCAATGTCACTAACCGGCTAGGCGTGGTCTCTTTTATGGTAACGGGCGTGCATTACAATTTAATAGTAAGGCTGCTGAACGACAGATTCGGGATTCAAATGAGAGGAGGATGCTCCTGCGCAGGCACTTACGGGCATACACTGCTGCATGTTGATAAACCGGAATCATACGCCATACTCCATGCCATCCATGCAGGAGATTTATCCTGCAAGCCTGGCTGGGTGCGGTTATCCATCCATCCTACCATGACTGACGACGAAATTAATTTTATCCTGGATGCCATTGAGATAACTATTACGCATATACGGGAATGGGAAAAAGATTATTACTATGATCGTGGTTCAAATGAGTATTTCTTCAAAGGAGATATTAACAAAGGGCTCAGGAAGATACAGGACTGGTTTGATATGGAGCGATGGACAGACTGA